The stretch of DNA TTATTTTCAATTTCTAAGTGCATTTTAAGCGCATTTAATGTGATTATGACCTCAATTATTTAGGGCCAGTTATTTAAGGTATGAGACTTTTCGTAAGGGAACATTTGAAACTATAGGCATGATATTATGTGTGCATACCAAATACAAGAAACAATCCAACAACGGCTCGCCCCTTTCCCCCCTTCAAGCATTGCAGCTGGTACATGCTTGACAGAGCTTCACAAGCCCCCACAAACAAGCCCTTCGTTTTAAGGAGAGCACCGCACGCTTAAAGCCAAAAATCACCCCACTCCACAATCCAACAGCTTGCCCCCGCTCTTAACCTTTCACCCCACCCCACTGCTTCCCTCTACAAGCCCCCCTCTTTTAAAAACATCCCTTTCCTCTCAACAGACAAAGACCCACTCCACAATCCAACGGCTCCCTCCTTTCCCCACTTCAAGCATTGCAGCTGGCGCACATGCCTGACAGGGCTTCAGGAGCCCCCACAAACAAGCCCTTCGTTTTAAGAAGAGCACCGCGCCCTCAAAGCCAAAAATCACTCCACTCCACAATCCAACGGCTTCGCCCCTTTCCCCACTTCAAGCATTGCAGCTGGCGCACATGCCTGACAGGGCTTCAGGAGCCCCCACAAACAAGCCCTTCGTTTTAAGAAGAGCACCGCGCCCTCAAAGCCAAAAATCACTCCACTCCATAATCCAACAGCTCGCCCCCGCTCTTAACCTTTCAGCCCGCCTCACTGCTTCTCCTCACAAGCCCTTCGTTTTAAAAATATCCCTTTCCTCTCAACAGACAAAAAACCACTCCACAATCCAACGGCTTCGCCCCTTTCCCCACTTCAAGCATTGCAGCTGGCGCACATGCCTGACAGAGCTTCACGAGACCCCACAAACAAGCCTTTTGTTTTAAAAACATCCCTTCCCTCTCAACAGACAAAAACCCACCCCACCCCACAATCCAACGGCTCAACAGCCGCCTACAAAACTCTCCAATCCCTTGCAATTGCGCTCTTGACAGAGCTTATTTAAAGCTGAAAAGGCTTTGACTTTTTTCCACTCTTTAAGTCTTTCTTTTGCTCAATATTATTTTTTACTTTCAAAGCAGCCCTTAACACATTATAGGGAATTTGTAAGGGATACACCCTTGACAAGAATAAGACTTCTTGTTAGATTTCCCTTAGTTTTTTGCAATTTTCACTTATTCGTTGTGCTGATGAAGTGTGTTAATGCGTGCCTTAAAGGTGCGTTTTTCTTTTTGTGATCACAGTGAAAAAGTGTATTGTGTAATATTATGATGCAAGTAATGAGATCATAATGCGATGTTCATGAAGTGAGCAGTGTATTGGGGTTATGATTCATATTGCAGTTGTAATATTGTTTTATAGTATTGTGATATTGTGTTACGTAAACTGTCTAAACGGTGAATATGATGAAAATTAAAAATTCGCTTAAAGCACTAAAGGAGCGCCACCGTAACAATCGTTTGGTGCGTCGTAAGGGTCGTGTTTATATCCTCAATAAAACCAACCCACGTTTTAGAGCACGTCAAGGCTAATTCTTTAGAGTTAATGTTTTTATGCCTACTTTGTTGTAGGCTTAAAAATTTTCTTTAAGATTTTTTGGGGGATTACAAATCCATTGGTTACGAGTCCATTGTTTGATAATATTTGGTGATTTATCTTTTGGGGGCTTGTTTTTATGGATTTTTCGATTTTTTTAAAAGCTTTTCGATTTTTTCAGTTGCGTTTTTTCTCTATTTTTCAGTTGCGTTTTTTCTCTATTTTTCAGCGCATTTTTTTTCTTTCTTTTGTTGGCATTTTTTGTTTCATTTCTTCTGGCTATGGACAAAATCCTCCTTCGCTTCCTGGAGATAAACCTTCTCCCCAATCGCTTTTACCATTAGATGATCTTATCCCCAATTCTTCTCCTTCTTCTGCAATGCCCTCTGATTCTGACTCGTCTGCAATTATTCTTGAAGATTTTGATTCAGAGCAGCTTTCCCATGTTGACAGCGTTAAACAACGCAAAGAAGCGGAAATTTCACGTTTACTCAAAGAATTGAAATATTGTGCTGATGTTGTAAAATCCAAAAAGATCAGTCAACAACTTCAACATTTATGGTCCCAATCGGGGAGTGAGACGATTGATCTTTTAATGTCATGGGCTGAAAATGCGATCAACAGCGACGATTATGGACTTGCGCTTGATTATATTGATAATGCTCTTGCACTTTTACCTACTCACGCTGAAGCTTGGATAAGACGTGCTTGGATTCACATTCAACTGAATGATTTCAAACTTGCCATGCTTGATCTCAACCATGTTCTTGAACTTGAACCGCGCAACTACATTGCCTTTTTTGAACTTGGCGTTACCATGGAAGCGACAGAGCGTCCAGAACTTGCGCTTAAAGCTTATGAAACGGCATTAGGCTACTATCCACAAATGCAAAGAGTTCAAAAGCGCATTGAGGCTCTGTTAGATGAAAAATCACCGCAAGCTCTTTAAACACATCACGCATAAATGAAGCACACCTCAACGAGCTTCAAGCTTTGAGAATAAAACGCAACTTGGCTTCACAGCCCACTAAACGATTGCAAACTTGCCATGCTGAAAATCATGCCGTCAAACTCCCCCACGCAACGACAGTTTTTTGAACTTAGGGACCATTGCCATGGAAGCGACAGAGCGTCCAGAACTTGCGCTTAAAGCTTGATGAAACGGCATTAGGCTACTATCCACAAATGCAAAGAGTTCAAAAGCGCATTGAGGCTCTGTTAGATGAAAAATCACCGCAAGCTCTTTAAACACATCACGCATAAATGAAGCACACCTCAACGAGCTTCAAGCTTTGAGAATAAAACGCAACTTGGCTTCACAGCCCACTAAACGATTGCAAACTTGCCATGCTGAAAATCATGCCGTCAAACTCCCCCACGCAACGACAGTTTTTTGAACTTGGCGTTGCCATGGAAGCGACAGAGCGTCCAGAACTTGCGCTTAAAGCAAGCCTCTTAACCTCCAAAATCCTCTCACCTCATTCCACGCTATGACAAAAACCTCCACACCCCAAAAGCCCAACACACCCCAAAGCCTCCACAACGCATAAAGCCTCTACCTCCTTCACTTCCTCTTCCTTTTTTTACGTCTCCACGTTTTTACGCTTTTACATTTTTACAGAAAATGACAAATGAAAGCCCTTATCTGCTCTGCGAACAATGCGGTCTGTAAACAATGCACTCCCCCCAGCTTCTTACCCACAGCGCCTGACTGATCAGGCTCCCTAAAGGAGGCTGCTTCATCAGACCCGACAGATAAGCCCACCCCGAAAATATTCTACACACGCTTACAAAAAAGAGCTAAATTGTAAAATCTATTGCCCAATATAAACCTCAAAGAGCAGTGTTGCATGATCGGATAAAATACGTGTTTCATTGATGCACCCATCATTTAGAAGAAACCCCCATCATTTAGAAGAAACAATTGGCAAAGAATTGTTCACCAACATCCTGATCCCCAATAAACAGCATAATCCCACCACGCCAGAAAGAAGGAATAACTTACCCGAAGAAGTATGACTTAAAACAAATGCTCCCATAAATGGTGCCACCAACATGGCTAAATTTTGTATAGACTGCACCCATCCAGAAGCGACCCCAATTTGTTCATTGAAATGGGTAACCAGATAAATGTTAGAAGATATGGAAAAGCGCGCACTGACCATTCCAATGAGGAAAAAACAGAGTAACAAAGTCTCAATATGAAGTAAATCAAAGTAAAAAAAGCACACTGAGATCACGACAAAACAAACCATTGTTGACATGGCTGGCATTAACAACTCCGATATTTTGCCTGTAAGGGGTTTATGCTTTGATTTTTTCACACTCCAAAACCCATAGAGAAAATTACCAATCGCTGAAGCAGATACCAGCATTCCAAGAACTTGTTTATTCATTTTCATTGCACTAAGAATAACGGGCAACTGATTATTCACCATAAAGACCATGGCAAAATAAATAAACATCACCCCCACATAGGCATACCAAGTTGTCCCATAAAGTCTCTGTTGTGTTGTCATGGTATCCACTTTTTTTATTTTTAGCGATGAGATAGGTTGTGCCCCAAGACAACAAAAGACGATAAAGCCTAAGAATGTCAAAAAACCAGAAAAGAATAAAGTATATGTCTCTGATAAAAGGATAGACAGAGCACTTCCCAAAGCAGGCCCGATCATCTTTGCTGCGCTATTGATCATGTTA from Bartonella tribocorum CIP 105476 encodes:
- the ykgO gene encoding type B 50S ribosomal protein L36, with product MKIKNSLKALKERHRNNRLVRRKGRVYILNKTNPRFRARQG
- a CDS encoding tetratricopeptide repeat protein, with product MDFSIFLKAFRFFQLRFFSIFQLRFFSIFQRIFFLSFVGIFCFISSGYGQNPPSLPGDKPSPQSLLPLDDLIPNSSPSSAMPSDSDSSAIILEDFDSEQLSHVDSVKQRKEAEISRLLKELKYCADVVKSKKISQQLQHLWSQSGSETIDLLMSWAENAINSDDYGLALDYIDNALALLPTHAEAWIRRAWIHIQLNDFKLAMLDLNHVLELEPRNYIAFFELGVTMEATERPELALKAYETALGYYPQMQRVQKRIEALLDEKSPQAL
- a CDS encoding MFS transporter, whose product is MAQVDAATKNRLRMLLLGDGIVSFGGWIDYIVILTLSVFYWKADQYDIALIGAATLCPGIVLSKPIGMLVSHPSMIHWLRASLLLRAFCTVLLLMATSLQGFIILAVIRATFNSIALPAISVLSANSVPEDERSRYYSVLNMINSAAKMIGPALGSALSILLSETYTLFFSGFLTFLGFIVFCCLGAQPISSLKIKKVDTMTTQQRLYGTTWYAYVGVMFIYFAMVFMVNNQLPVILSAMKMNKQVLGMLVSASAIGNFLYGFWSVKKSKHKPLTGKISELLMPAMSTMVCFVVISVCFFYFDLLHIETLLLCFFLIGMVSARFSISSNIYLVTHFNEQIGVASGWVQSIQNLAMLVAPFMGAFVLSHTSSGKLFLLSGVVGLCCLLGIRMLVNNSLPIVSSK